In the Acomys russatus chromosome 13, mAcoRus1.1, whole genome shotgun sequence genome, one interval contains:
- the Bola3 gene encoding bolA-like protein 3 — MAAWGPAAAAPLLRGSRGLPLLHCVHRLFASQTEGELKVTQVLKEKFPRATAIKVTDISGGCGAMYEIQIESEEFKEKRTVQQHQMVNQALKEEIKGMHGLRIFTSVPKC; from the exons ATGGCGGCGTGGGGCCCGGCGGCCGCTGCACCTCTGCTCCGCGGGAGCCGCGGG CTCCCTCTGCTGCACTGCGTACATCGGCTGTTTGCCTCCCAGACTGAGGGGGAGCTCAAAGTGACCCAGGTGctcaaagagaagtttcctcgAGCCACAGCTATCAAGGTCACAGACATCTCAG GAGGCTGTGGGGCAATGTATGAAATTCAGATCGAGTCGGAAGAATTTAAAGAGAAGAGGACTGTCCAGCAGCACCAGATGGTTAATCAG GCACTGAAagaagagatcaaggggatgcacGGCCTTCGGATATTTACCTCTGTCCCCAAGTGCTGA